In the genome of Coraliomargarita algicola, one region contains:
- a CDS encoding NAD(P)-binding protein, producing the protein MLYRSVFEQCYDVAIYAAGYAGLAAAWTLGQQGKRVLLLDRSMDIAWESGRAFARDAGALRDPLWQKFCQQVHNHSGASNNLDPCSAEIIAATQ; encoded by the coding sequence ATGCTTTACCGATCTGTATTTGAACAGTGCTACGATGTAGCGATTTACGCCGCCGGCTATGCGGGGCTGGCTGCCGCATGGACACTCGGCCAACAGGGCAAACGCGTGCTGCTATTGGACCGCAGCATGGACATCGCCTGGGAATCGGGCCGCGCCTTTGCCCGCGATGCGGGCGCACTGCGTGATCCACTTTGGCAAAAGTTTTGCCAGCAGGTGCACAACCACAGCGGTGCATCAAATAACTTAGACCCCTGCAGTGCAGAGATTATCGCAGCCACCCAGTAA
- a CDS encoding Gfo/Idh/MocA family oxidoreductase, translated as MSTDTKASSLNRPTRLVLIGIGGYGHFYIEHIRALRSQGAAQLSAVVDPRSELSPDWPEVQQLGIPVYPTLEAYLAKETPAELAIICSPIPYHADQTCAALAAGMHVLCEKPIAATLADGRRMQAAADARPDLFLEIAYQWSFSRAIQSLKHDILQGELGAPLRLRTRVAWPRDKAYYTRNNWAGCIQTPQGQPVFDSPVSNATAHYLHNMLYLCGPTIAQSARPLRMEAECYRANPIETFDAACCRLTLDNKAELLFYTAHCVDVEDGPHFCFEFENGTVSYSNGTELRAVFKDGSKRSYGKPGDDTMRKLDICAARCRQPSPDICPPAAAMAHTVCVHGFQEVTPHVFKPEQLQIKGEPGASPLTYFPAMNQAMIDAYDAGKLFSENATTWAMPAQSIDLTSIQT; from the coding sequence ATGAGCACAGACACCAAAGCTTCCTCTCTAAACCGCCCCACACGACTCGTATTGATCGGGATCGGCGGCTACGGCCATTTTTATATCGAACACATTCGAGCACTCCGTTCGCAAGGAGCCGCGCAACTAAGTGCGGTGGTGGACCCACGATCAGAGCTGTCTCCTGATTGGCCGGAAGTGCAGCAACTCGGTATCCCAGTCTATCCGACACTAGAAGCATATTTAGCCAAGGAAACGCCTGCGGAACTGGCGATCATCTGCTCGCCCATTCCTTATCATGCCGACCAAACCTGCGCCGCTTTAGCAGCGGGCATGCATGTGCTCTGCGAAAAGCCCATTGCCGCCACACTCGCAGACGGACGGCGCATGCAAGCCGCCGCCGACGCACGCCCGGATCTATTTCTAGAGATCGCCTATCAATGGTCCTTCAGTCGCGCCATCCAGTCCCTCAAACACGATATTTTGCAAGGCGAGCTCGGCGCGCCCTTGCGCTTGCGCACACGCGTCGCTTGGCCCCGCGACAAGGCCTACTACACCCGCAACAACTGGGCGGGTTGCATCCAGACTCCCCAAGGGCAACCGGTTTTCGACAGCCCAGTCAGCAATGCCACCGCGCATTACTTACACAATATGCTCTATCTCTGCGGCCCGACGATCGCTCAGTCCGCACGCCCCTTGCGGATGGAAGCCGAGTGCTACCGTGCCAATCCGATCGAAACCTTTGATGCCGCCTGCTGCCGACTAACACTCGATAATAAAGCCGAATTACTCTTTTATACCGCGCACTGCGTCGATGTAGAAGACGGCCCTCACTTTTGCTTTGAATTTGAAAACGGCACCGTCAGCTACAGCAATGGTACCGAGCTACGCGCCGTATTCAAGGACGGCTCCAAGCGCAGCTATGGCAAGCCAGGCGACGACACCATGCGCAAGCTCGACATCTGCGCCGCTCGCTGCCGTCAACCCAGCCCGGACATCTGTCCGCCCGCCGCCGCAATGGCGCACACAGTCTGCGTGCATGGTTTTCAAGAAGTGACGCCTCATGTCTTTAAGCCAGAGCAATTGCAGATAAAGGGCGAGCCAGGCGCTTCGCCACTCACCTACTTTCCTGCGATGAACCAAGCCATGATCGACGCCTACGATGCAGGAAAGCTCTTTTCAGAAAACGCCACAACTTGGGCCATGCCCGCACAGTCAATTGACCTGACAAGTATCCAAACGTAA
- a CDS encoding LacI family DNA-binding transcriptional regulator, whose amino-acid sequence MENKELKGSRRITMAQIAAHAGVSKTTVSFVLNNSGSVGEETAARVHRAARELGYIKPVRAKAGIRKPDSFEEVEASLSSRETIAIIWVNTTESWRHSHLSHLLIHTLDKRFQEFDSRMKVIFYNEGEGDHFPSLSGVSALFVAGSPSSGFWKKLPAGLPRLNLLCKPFSTSCSFLDIDSLHTGYELTQYLIEKGHRRIGFVSNSRHHRSFNLRYLGYYRALDELEIVPQADWVVRLSRPSGTLVETTQPARDVEPLVAKMLSLPQAERPTAIVAANDWNAAAIYQYAHRIGLRIPEDLSVVGCDNDPGVCDFLTPALTTFAIPYVDLANEAADWMCALLQGKSPHSQPSLLHLRGQLIERDSVGAPS is encoded by the coding sequence ATGGAGAACAAGGAATTAAAGGGGAGTCGTCGGATCACGATGGCGCAAATTGCTGCGCATGCTGGCGTGTCTAAGACCACCGTGTCTTTTGTTTTAAATAATAGTGGTTCTGTGGGGGAGGAAACTGCGGCAAGGGTCCATAGGGCGGCTCGTGAGCTGGGCTACATTAAGCCAGTGCGAGCTAAAGCGGGGATTCGCAAGCCGGATTCTTTTGAGGAAGTGGAGGCATCACTATCTAGTCGTGAGACTATTGCTATCATCTGGGTGAATACGACCGAAAGCTGGCGCCATTCGCACCTGTCTCACTTATTGATTCATACTTTGGATAAGCGTTTTCAGGAGTTTGATAGTCGAATGAAAGTGATCTTTTATAATGAGGGTGAAGGGGATCATTTCCCTAGCTTATCGGGTGTTAGTGCTCTCTTTGTGGCGGGCTCACCAAGTTCGGGATTTTGGAAGAAGTTACCAGCGGGGCTTCCGCGTCTAAATCTTCTCTGTAAGCCGTTTTCTACCAGCTGTAGTTTTTTGGATATTGATTCGTTGCACACAGGCTACGAGTTGACTCAGTATCTCATTGAGAAAGGGCATCGAAGAATTGGCTTCGTTAGCAATAGTCGCCATCATCGTAGTTTCAATCTGCGTTATCTGGGCTATTATCGTGCTTTGGATGAATTGGAAATCGTACCGCAGGCGGATTGGGTTGTGCGGTTATCGCGGCCGTCTGGAACTTTGGTAGAAACGACTCAGCCTGCTCGCGATGTCGAACCGCTTGTCGCAAAGATGTTGTCGCTGCCGCAGGCAGAAAGACCCACTGCAATTGTCGCTGCCAACGACTGGAACGCGGCCGCCATCTATCAATATGCACATCGCATTGGTTTGCGTATACCTGAGGATCTGAGTGTGGTCGGCTGCGATAACGACCCAGGTGTTTGTGACTTCCTAACGCCGGCTTTGACTACTTTTGCGATTCCTTATGTAGACTTGGCGAATGAGGCCGCGGATTGGATGTGTGCTTTGTTGCAGGGAAAGTCGCCTCATTCGCAGCCGTCTCTACTCCATTTACGTGGTCAACTTATTGAGCGTGACTCTGTAGGCGCGCCTTCCTGA
- a CDS encoding FAD-dependent oxidoreductase, which produces MLRAQLWLDASDAGTLFRIAAPQTYAKRRKPQAYEARILLGLASEGQMPVEFSSKHAFIEAIPHLNAFNLCLRAAEPLSQSALLERWQSLRTQEPELFSEVEVLALAYRNLPVYAATEPCDAPDTNRPLNLLPASPAFSTQAVHSLADRFALGREAARNVPSPRKLDSVKDRCVGSLPEQHLQCDIFVAGAGTGGSIAALTAQAEGHQVLVADSMPIAGGVGTAGLISNYFYGHPGGAHESLDQKGESLQDSHTIPTPRGMHWHPVGKATAFHQKLLDPSHFIPEAIIYGAKREGSTVTEIRIATADQIFIVTPRTVIDATGDGDVAALAGASYDFGRPGDGLPLSYSQPAYYRQMDNGRLGLYNFDAGWCDPTAPEDLTRARLSALAQYRTLPPEGEKRLVQLAPLPGIRQSRQFHTRERLELADLMNHRSRASSIGVTQAPLDTHSVDFEFEDDETMFWLWGCKSFRHLVHAEMPYGIMTPNELNNLWLACRSAGISPAASYAARMQRDMHRLGEAAAYAASAWLEGIPSQQIPTHCQARLDLSGARAPVSPPSEVDPLELLDQGKPSPQLWKLYQNKDKYEHEMLERLRHPNPDISWLAAVICAMWNDPRAEARLLQAIQSKEAGIEAPALSRGPFNQHIDVPNWFLAINLLRRCGSEACLPALQALAEQDGNCLNLRTSLALSIERLHNRIQDINTQIPVAKLLEALVHDATPDTWVRPSRSIKRTLDGEAQRPLPQEPVGIDTSEDHRWQLDLAVARAAKTWDIPSPIDIDPYLADPRACVRKAFQDLLSNQ; this is translated from the coding sequence ATGCTACGGGCTCAACTATGGCTGGATGCCTCGGATGCCGGCACGCTCTTTCGGATCGCGGCACCGCAAACCTACGCCAAGCGCCGAAAGCCGCAGGCCTACGAGGCGCGCATTCTACTAGGTCTTGCTTCCGAAGGCCAAATGCCTGTGGAATTTTCCAGCAAACACGCATTCATCGAAGCAATCCCGCATCTGAATGCCTTCAATCTTTGCCTGCGCGCCGCCGAACCGCTTTCGCAGAGTGCGCTCTTAGAACGCTGGCAAAGCCTGCGCACACAAGAGCCCGAACTATTTTCGGAAGTCGAAGTGCTCGCCCTCGCCTACCGAAACCTGCCTGTCTACGCAGCAACGGAACCATGTGATGCCCCCGACACAAATCGCCCGCTCAATTTGCTCCCTGCCAGCCCGGCCTTCAGCACACAAGCCGTTCACTCACTCGCGGACCGCTTCGCTCTGGGCCGTGAGGCCGCAAGGAATGTGCCGTCCCCTCGGAAGCTCGACTCGGTCAAAGATCGATGTGTGGGTTCGCTCCCGGAACAACATTTACAATGCGACATCTTCGTCGCCGGTGCAGGAACCGGCGGAAGCATCGCTGCGCTCACAGCCCAGGCCGAAGGTCATCAAGTGCTGGTCGCCGACAGTATGCCCATCGCGGGCGGTGTCGGCACTGCCGGGCTGATCAGTAACTACTTTTACGGCCACCCTGGCGGTGCTCACGAATCCCTCGACCAAAAAGGAGAGTCGCTGCAAGACAGCCATACCATCCCTACGCCTAGGGGCATGCACTGGCATCCTGTGGGTAAAGCGACCGCGTTTCATCAGAAACTCCTCGACCCCAGTCATTTTATTCCAGAAGCCATCATTTACGGAGCAAAACGCGAGGGCTCTACGGTCACAGAGATTCGAATCGCTACAGCCGATCAGATTTTCATCGTCACCCCCCGCACCGTGATCGACGCGACGGGCGATGGCGATGTCGCTGCGCTCGCGGGCGCAAGCTATGACTTCGGTCGTCCCGGCGATGGACTGCCTCTCAGCTATTCCCAGCCAGCCTACTATCGGCAAATGGACAACGGCCGCCTCGGACTTTATAACTTTGATGCCGGCTGGTGCGATCCAACAGCCCCAGAAGATCTCACCCGGGCACGGCTCAGTGCACTTGCGCAGTACCGCACGCTCCCGCCAGAGGGTGAGAAGCGATTGGTCCAACTCGCCCCATTACCGGGCATCCGTCAATCACGTCAATTTCACACCCGCGAACGACTCGAACTGGCCGATTTAATGAACCACCGTAGCCGGGCAAGTTCCATTGGAGTCACGCAAGCCCCGCTCGACACCCACAGTGTCGACTTTGAATTTGAAGACGATGAAACAATGTTCTGGCTTTGGGGCTGCAAAAGCTTCCGCCATCTTGTGCACGCAGAAATGCCCTATGGCATCATGACACCCAACGAGCTAAACAATCTATGGTTAGCCTGCCGCTCGGCAGGCATTAGCCCAGCCGCCTCGTATGCGGCTCGCATGCAACGCGACATGCATCGCTTAGGCGAAGCCGCCGCCTACGCAGCCAGCGCATGGCTGGAAGGGATTCCTAGCCAGCAAATCCCCACACACTGTCAGGCCCGTCTCGATCTGAGCGGTGCCCGAGCCCCCGTAAGCCCGCCATCGGAAGTCGATCCTCTGGAATTACTGGATCAAGGCAAACCCAGCCCTCAGCTCTGGAAACTCTATCAAAACAAAGACAAATACGAACATGAGATGCTCGAGCGTTTGCGACATCCCAACCCTGACATCTCCTGGCTCGCCGCCGTCATCTGTGCCATGTGGAACGATCCGCGGGCCGAAGCGCGCCTACTACAGGCGATCCAATCCAAAGAAGCGGGCATCGAAGCACCTGCGCTGTCACGCGGCCCCTTCAATCAACACATCGACGTGCCCAACTGGTTTCTCGCGATCAACCTCTTACGCCGATGCGGCAGCGAAGCCTGCTTACCGGCATTGCAAGCGCTGGCAGAGCAGGATGGCAATTGCCTGAACCTGCGCACCTCGCTGGCACTCAGCATTGAACGACTGCACAATCGTATCCAAGATATAAATACACAGATTCCAGTCGCGAAACTATTAGAAGCACTCGTCCATGACGCGACACCCGACACCTGGGTGCGCCCCTCACGCTCCATCAAACGCACACTCGACGGCGAGGCGCAACGCCCGCTTCCCCAGGAGCCAGTCGGCATCGACACCAGCGAAGACCACCGTTGGCAACTGGATCTGGCAGTCGCCCGTGCCGCAAAGACCTGGGACATTCCGAGCCCGATCGACATCGATCCGTATTTAGCAGATCCCAGAGCTTGTGTCCGCAAGGCTTTTCAAGATTTACTGTCAAACCAATGA